From Caretta caretta isolate rCarCar2 chromosome 3, rCarCar1.hap1, whole genome shotgun sequence, a single genomic window includes:
- the TPBG gene encoding trophoblast glycoprotein — translation MAGRARRGAAAPAPGAERRAALGLLLQVLLGWGSAQQPGSCPAPCECSEAARTVKCVNRNLTAVPRDLPPYARLLFLTGNRLASLPPGAFLSPPLPQLSLLNLSGSHLQQVEAGAFASLPSLRQLDLSGNALAKLSPEAFGNASSPLEELNLSNSLHSQSVVPALAELLGWGVLGNLSRLELADNRLIALPAGMFSCLPSLQHLDLRNNSLMSLQAVAFLSLAQLQSLDLSHNSLKCLRNATISQLHSLPALHRISLGHNTWVCDCCLQHFVSWLRESDQVEGKEALKCSYPDKMRDKPLVKTNSSDLDCSVPVDIQSQLQTSYVFLGIVLALIGAIFLLVLYLNRKGIKKWMYNIRDACRDHMEGYHYRYEMNADPRLTNLSSSSDV, via the coding sequence ATGGCGGGGCGCGCTCGGCGGGGCGCTGCGGCCCCTGCCCCGGGCGCGGAGAGGCGGGCggcgctggggctgctgctgcaggtgctgctgggctggggctcgGCTCAGCAGCCCGGCTCCTGCCCCGCGCCCTGCGAGTGCTCCGAGGCGGCCCGGACGGTGAAGTGCGTGAACAGGAACCTGACGGCGGTGCCCCGGGACCTGCCGCCCTACGCGCGGCTCCTCTTCCTCACGGGCAACCGGCTCGCCAGCCTCCCGCCCGGCGCCTTCCTTTCGCCCCCCCTGCCGCAGCTCAGCCTCCTCAACCTGAGCGGCAGCCACCTGCAGCAGGTGGAGGCGGGCGCCTTCGCCAGCCTGCCCAGCCTAAGGCAGCTGGACCTGAGCGGCAACGCCCTGGCCAAGCTGAGTCCCGAGGCCTTCGGCAACGCCAGCAGCCCCCTGGAGGAGCTGAACCTCAGCAACTCCCTCCACAGCCAGAGCGTGGTGCCCGCCCTGGCcgagctgctgggctggggggtgctgggtaACTTGAGCCGCCTGGAGCTGGCGGACAACAGGCTGATCGCCCTGCCTGCGGGCATGTTCTCCTGCCTGCCCAGCCTGCAGCACCTGGACCTGCGGAACAACTCCCTGATGAGCTTGCAGGCCGTGGCCTTCCTTAGCCTGGCCCAGCTTCAGAGCCTTGACCTCAGCCACAACTCCCTGAAGTGCCTGAGGAACGCCACCATCTCCCAGCTCCACAGCCtgcccgcgctccaccggatcaGCCTGGGCCACAACACCTGGGTCTGCGACTGCTGCCTCCAGCACTTTGTGAGCTGGCTCAGGGAGAGCGACCAGGTGGAAGGGAAAGAGGCCTTGAAGTGCTCTTATCCTGACAAGATGCGGGACAAACCCCTGGTGAAGACCAACAGCTCAGACCTGGACTGTTCTGTGCCTGTAGACATCCAGTCCCAATTGCAAACGTCCTATGTCTTCTTAGGGATAGTGCTGGCTCTCATTGGAGCCATTTTTCTCCTGGTTTTGTATCTGAACCGAAAAGGAATCAAAAAGTGGATGTACAATATCAGAGATGCATGTAGGGATCACATGGAGGGATATCACTACAGATACGAGATGAACGCAGACCCCAGGTTAACAAACCTCAGCTCTAGTTCTGATGTATGA